The following nucleotide sequence is from Trichormus variabilis 0441.
AGCATTTGAAAGTATCGGTGTTCGTGCTTGGATGCAAGACATCATGGGTTGGACAAAGACCCCAACTCAACAGTCAGAGCAACCCCCTGTACCCGCACTTCCCCCGGTTGAACAGCGATTGCATACCTTGGTTCAATCGATGAAAATCCTTGCTGAACTCACAGGCGGACGGCTCAATCCGTACATGGAGCAGCAAATGAAGGACTACGCCGCGAACCTCTTGGCTGAATATAACCGCAAGATGTTGACCCCTTCAGAAGAACGCTGGCTTGGCGTGGTGAACTTCGCGGAGAGTCAACTAGGTCGCAATGTGCCTACAAGTGGCCCACACTATCGGGGACATTTAGGAACTTGGGTGCGGACGTTTTACTCTCATTTGAGCGATCGCCAAGAAACACGAATCGTTCAAGGTACTCAACAAAAAATATATGTCTACCCATGCCATGACCCTGCGGTGGCTGCTGGGCTAACGAAAGCAATTGAAGAGTTTTTCGCACACCCTGAACCTGCGGCGAAACTCAGACAGGCGGGGGCGTTCTCTAGCAAAAAAGTAAAAGTATCGGTTTTATAGCCATTACAAAAGGATAATTAATGGCTACTCAACTAATACTTGCTGTGCTATTCAAGTTTACCGACACAAAGCATAGTGCTTGTTGATGAAATCAGGAATAACCCATAGTTAAAAGCGGGTTAACAACATCACTACACCAAATCATTTCTATTTTTTGAGTGAAAAGTATGAAAGTCATAGTTCAAATTGTCGAAAAAGTTGTCAGTGAAGCACATATTTATATCCCTGATGGGTTATCACCGGATGCAATGAAACAACACATCACAGACCGCTATAACTCTGGGGAATTGACTCCTGATTTAAACATTTTCCAAGTCGATTTTGAATCTATCAGCGCCAAAATTATTAGCAATGAAAACTTGACGAATATTGAAGATGAGGATGCAGCATGATTAGCACATCATTACTAACACCAGAACACAAAATTACTGTTACTTCAAGAGAGACTTTCAGTAAACACCCTCTCAACTTTTACGAATCTCCGTCTTGGTTCACCACTGAATTACTGCGCCATGTGAAACTATCGGGTGTTATCGGTGAACCTTGCACGGGACATGGTGCGATCTCTTCCCTACTTCAAGTATGGCCTTACACAAATTCTCTCTGGACTAACGATATTGACCCGAATAAACAAGCGAATTATCACGAAGATGCAACCTTACCCGAAGCATGGGATAAGTTTCCCCCTTGCGATTGGATCTGTACTAATCCTCCTTATGGAGTGTGCGCTGCACCCATCATTAAAAATGCGTTTAATAAGGCCCGTTTAGGTGTCGCCGCTTTCCTCCTCACCAGTTTTCTTGAACCCTGTGATGACCGGGCTGATTTCTTACAGCAGTTTCCACCGTCACTAGTATTAGTATTGCCCAGGTTTTCTTTCAGAAAGGACAAACACGGTACTCGTTGGGCTACTGATAATATCACCATCTCTTGCTTCGTGTGGGATAAACGCACGACTTCGCAAAGGATTATCATTCGTCCCAAGTCGCAGATTGTTGGTTTTTACAAAAATCCACTTGAGGCAATATCTCAACAACGGGCAGAAGAAATTGTTCGGGCGATCTCTAATGGAGAGTATGTATGAAACAGTTACAACTATTTGATGAACCAACTACAGTTTTACCCGTCAGTTATCATCCTGATTTCTTAAGTAAGCAAGAAGCTGACGAACTCTATCAGCATTGTCAACAACTGCAATGGCAACAAAATCAGATAAGGATGCTGGGGAAAACTATGCCCGTTCCCAGGCTAGAGTGCATTTATGGGGATGAGGGTTGTGATTACCTCTACTCCAACAGCGTACTGCTTAAACCCCTAGCTTGGACAGACGCTCTGTCTAAGTTGCGTGACTCAATCACCGCATTCACTGGCTACAGTTTCCGCATCGTCATTGGCAACCAATACAGAAGCGGACAGGACAGTATAGGCTGGCACGCGGACAAGGAATCATCTATGGGTGTTGAGCCGACGATCACTTCCATTAGTCTCGGTGCGGTAAGGAAATTCCAAATTAAGCCTATCGGAGGTAAGCCTACTGACTTTTGGCTGGAGCATGGGAGTTTGTTGGTGATGCTTCCCGGTTGCCAAACTACTCACTTACATCAGGTTCCGAAAACCAACAAGTTTGTGACTACGCGAATTAACTTGACATTTCGACCACACGTTGGAGGTAAGGGATGAATACTTTAAACGGAGAAATTAAATTATTTCTCAAAATTTATGGATTAAGGAGTTTTCTTACTTTATTAATCCTTAAAAACAAATTCCCCAGACTGTTAGAGCAGTCGGAGGAATGGAGATTTTTAATTAAGGGTTTATGGTTATCGATACCACCATACCCAAATAAGAGCAATTTTGACAAAAAATAATTGGGCTGATTAAATCCGGGTTTATGGGTAGGGGGATTTTATGAAATTATCTGATTTTCTGGTAGACCTTGGTAATGCTGTTGCTTACTATCCAAAACTAGTTGATGTTACTGGTGGAGTTTTACCTAATTTATTTTTATGCCAAATGTATTACTGGCTAGGTAAACAAAAAAATCCTGAAGGCTGGATTTATAAATCTCAAGCTGAGATTGAGCAAGAAACTGGACTTACAAGAAAAGAACAAGAAACAGCCCGAAAGTCTTTAAAAGCCAGGGGTTTACTTAAAGAAAAATTCGTCGGCTGTCCCAGACGTGTAGAGTTTTGGTTAGATGAAGACGCTTTGAATCAGCGTTGGTTAGCTTTTATGAACAATATCGAGCTACCAATTGAAGAAATTACCAAAGCTTGGACTCGTAAATTCAAAAAAGATGATAGTGCGTCTCGTCAAAGGGAGCGCATAATGCCCAAAAAGGACAATATAGACAGCCCCAATAGTGCAATATGTAATGCCTCAATAGAGCAATATATATTGCCCGAAAAGGACAATACAGAATGCCCCATTTGGACAGGCAGTAATGCCCCATCTGGACATACAGTATTGCCCCATGTGGGCAATACATCTATATATACAAAGAATACTTCAGAGATTACTACACTCAATGCGCCCCCTAAACCCGGCGCACCCCCCACCCAAGAATGTGTGTGTGAAGAAAAATCTGAATTAACTTCACCACCAAACCAAGAACAACCCATCCCTAAATCTCCCGCTTCGTTGTTAAATAACTCTGAGTCTTTGCCGCAAAACCAAGACCAACCCAACCCCAAATCTCTCACTACGTTGTTAAACCAACCAGAATCTTTACCTCAAACCGATAATCCCTCAAGTAGACCTTCTATTGCGGCGAGGTCATTCGATAAAAACGAACAATCGAATAAAGACCCCTACAAATCAGCCCAGAATGTCAAAGAACTCATTGAGGCTTGGATTACTGACCCGACTACTTTCGCCTCGGATTGTGTGCCAGTGCTTGTCAGGGAAAAAATCAAGTGGAGTCGATGGGTGTTACCTTGGCGTTCAACACAACGGAAGTTACACCCTCACTATCAGAACTTCAACCCGATAGTTGTGGATTTGGTGGCTGTGGAATTAGCTAGCAGTGCCTCATGCACAAAAGATGAAAAAATCACCCACGCAGTCTCCGTGATGAATACTTGGGAGAAAACCAAAGGCGGCTGGACTAACTTGATGCAGCGTTATCAACAAGCTCTAGATCAACAACAACGCCACACCCCACCAACTACTCCAAATCCAACTGCCAAAGCAAACATTTCTTTAGCGCAAGCCATAGCCCAAGACGAACAACGTCATCAACAAGAGCTATCCAGGCAAAACGATTCTGCTTTACCTCAGCACAGTGCCGAAACTCTCAGCATCAAAGAAAAGCTTTTTCAAAAAGCTAATGCTCAAAAAACTCGCCCTAGTTCAATACTATCGGCTGCTGCCCTGTTAGAAGTCGAGGCCCAACTTAAACAAGCACTCGGAGCATAATTATGCACTTTAACCACGATAACGTTATTCCTTTTTCTGCTTCCCAAGATGTGGATCGCCTACCGCCACAGAGCATTGAGGCTGAGGAATCTGTACTCGGCGGCATCATGATTGACCCACAAGCATTTGACCGCATCAGCCATATCCTTGTCCCTGAAGCTTTTTACGTGAGCGCACACACCATTATTTACCAAGCATTCACTCAACTGCGTGCCTCTTTTCAGCCTACAGATTTACTTTGCTTGACCAATTGGCTCATGGATCACAATCTTCTGGAGCGCATTGGCGGACGAAACAAATTAGCAACTTTATTTGACCGCACTGTTTCTGCCGTCAATATCGATGTTCTGGCTGATTTAGTCATGCAAAAATACCGCCGCCGACAGTTAATCAAAATCGGCAATGAAATTATGCAGTTGGGCTACGAAACCCAAACCGACTTAGGACAAATCTTCTCGCAAGCCGAACAAAAAGTTTTCCGCGTCACTCAAAATTCCTCCGACGAACAATGCAAAGTTCATCAAGCTGCTGATATGGCTATTGAACTCTACCAAAAACTGGAGATGGGACAAATGCAAGGCGACAAATTTGGCTGGTATGACTTGGAAGCTATCACTGGTGGTCTTTATCCCAGTAGTTTGGTGGTAGTGGCTGCTGAGTCTCACATGGGCAAAACCCATTTCATGATTTCCACTGCTTACGAAATCATGACTAAGCTCGGTAAGGGTGTTCTCTATGTCACTCCCGAAATGGATCGCAGTCAAGTCAATGCCCGAATGTTAGCCAGAATTACAGGTGTTGACTCTGCCCACATTCAAGCCCAAACACAATCTTACTGGCAGCAAGTTGCACAAGGTGTTTGTCAACTGGCTGAAATGCCTTGGCAGATTTTTGAGCATTCTTCCCCAACTCCCACAATGATTGCTTCTGCCGTTCGTCGCTCTATTGCTGAAGCGGGTGGTTCTTTGGGTGCTGTGTTTGTGGACTACTTGCAGCAAATTCCTCTGGAGGGGGGCGGCAATATGGCCCATGAAGTTGGCAAGATTACTCGCCAGATTCGCGCGATCGCTAAAGAACACAAAATCCCCGTTTTCTTAGGTTGTCAAATTAACCGAGGCAACCAAACAACTGCTGACAAACGCCCTAACCGTCATTTACTCCGCAATTCTGGGGAAATTTTCGAGGTTTGCGACCAGTTAATTATGCTTTACCGCGATGCTGTGTATACAAAAGACCCTAGTGACCAAACTATCGAGTTGATTGTTGAGAAAAACCGACTCTACGGCAAACTCGGCACTGCAACTATGCTTTGTGATTTTTCTACTTCTCGGTTTTTGAACTTTGCAAGGTAATTGAATCATGAAAGCACTTACTGTCAGACAACCTTGGGCATGGGCTATCATCTGCGCCAATAAAAATATTGAAAATCGAGTTTGGCCTATTCATTATCGGGGTGATATTCTCATCCACGCGGCTTCAAAATGTACTAAAAAAGAATATCTGCAAGCAAAAGAATTTTGCCACAGCATCGGTGTTTCCGTACCAGAGCTAAACAGCCTCAGTCGCGGTCAAATCATCGGTGTCGTTACAGTTGTCGGTTGTCAGTTTTCAGAAACTGGTGCTGGCTGGGGAATGCCACAGCAGTTTCATTGGCATCTGGCCAATCCACGCGCCATTACTCCCATTCCCTACATCGGACAACTGGGACTTTTCGATGTGCCTGATGAATTGGTTCGGGAGGCAGTTGCATGAAATCAGTCCTCTCCTTATTCTCCGGCATCGGCGGACTGTGCCATCACGGTATCGCTGCGGCGGGTCTATCTCACAAGTTTCAAGTAAGGCAATTTGTCGAAATATCCCCCTATTCACAATCGGTACTGCGTTATGAACAGCCCCAAACCCCAATCCACTCGGACATTACCACCTACCACTGCAACAGGGGACAGTTTGACATCTTGTGTGGGGGATTCCCTTGCGCCGGCACAAGTAACTCTGGCAACCGACAAGGACTCTCTGACCCCAGATCCGCGCTCTGGGCTGAACAGTTCCGCATCATTGAATCCGATAGACCAGCGATCGCTCTTATCGAAAACCCCACAGGTTTGCTCTATCGCGGACTTGAGCAAATCATCTATGACTTTGACAGCATCGGGTACATGGGCGAATGGAACTGTATCTCTGCACAACAAGTCGGCTTGTCGCACCAAAGGAAACGAATCTTTATCATTGCCTACCCCGATGGCCTATTCAACCGTCAACAGCAGGCCCCCTGGACAAACCAAATTGGAAATCACATTACGCAAGTACGGCTCTCTCTCGAAACAAGAAGCTATCAACCCGGAGTTCTTGCGGTGGCTCATGGGATTCCCATTGGAGTAGCTAAAAACATCTCTGGTAACTATGATGCCCGTCGTGCTTACGGGTTGAGTTGCTCTCCGCGACAGTCCGCCGTTGCTTGGAAACGCATTGATTATCTATGCAGTTTACTTTCTTATCAGGAGGCATTTTGACTAACACTATCAACACGCTGGAAACTTGCTGGTATATATCCCCACCTTGGGGCAAACAACTCTCACCACTTGCCATCAGCATACTAGAGAAGGTTTATTTGCCTTCTCCTAAAGTCGCCGGTTATTGCTGCGGCGTAGAATGGTCTGACACTGGATGGAATTATTCTATCCACAGCGATCGCGGAATCATCTCTGTACCAGACAATGAAATCATCGCTAGGGGTCAACTTCAGCCCTTGTCCATTCAAAAGCCTCACTTCCGTTTAGGGCAGTTGGTCAACTTCCGCTTTGCTAATGATGGCCCGA
It contains:
- a CDS encoding replicative DNA helicase, with protein sequence MHFNHDNVIPFSASQDVDRLPPQSIEAEESVLGGIMIDPQAFDRISHILVPEAFYVSAHTIIYQAFTQLRASFQPTDLLCLTNWLMDHNLLERIGGRNKLATLFDRTVSAVNIDVLADLVMQKYRRRQLIKIGNEIMQLGYETQTDLGQIFSQAEQKVFRVTQNSSDEQCKVHQAADMAIELYQKLEMGQMQGDKFGWYDLEAITGGLYPSSLVVVAAESHMGKTHFMISTAYEIMTKLGKGVLYVTPEMDRSQVNARMLARITGVDSAHIQAQTQSYWQQVAQGVCQLAEMPWQIFEHSSPTPTMIASAVRRSIAEAGGSLGAVFVDYLQQIPLEGGGNMAHEVGKITRQIRAIAKEHKIPVFLGCQINRGNQTTADKRPNRHLLRNSGEIFEVCDQLIMLYRDAVYTKDPSDQTIELIVEKNRLYGKLGTATMLCDFSTSRFLNFAR
- a CDS encoding DNA cytosine methyltransferase; translation: MKSVLSLFSGIGGLCHHGIAAAGLSHKFQVRQFVEISPYSQSVLRYEQPQTPIHSDITTYHCNRGQFDILCGGFPCAGTSNSGNRQGLSDPRSALWAEQFRIIESDRPAIALIENPTGLLYRGLEQIIYDFDSIGYMGEWNCISAQQVGLSHQRKRIFIIAYPDGLFNRQQQAPWTNQIGNHITQVRLSLETRSYQPGVLAVAHGIPIGVAKNISGNYDARRAYGLSCSPRQSAVAWKRIDYLCSLLSYQEAF
- a CDS encoding alpha-ketoglutarate-dependent dioxygenase AlkB family protein; the encoded protein is MKQLQLFDEPTTVLPVSYHPDFLSKQEADELYQHCQQLQWQQNQIRMLGKTMPVPRLECIYGDEGCDYLYSNSVLLKPLAWTDALSKLRDSITAFTGYSFRIVIGNQYRSGQDSIGWHADKESSMGVEPTITSISLGAVRKFQIKPIGGKPTDFWLEHGSLLVMLPGCQTTHLHQVPKTNKFVTTRINLTFRPHVGGKG
- a CDS encoding DUF1392 domain-containing protein — encoded protein: MTNTINTLETCWYISPPWGKQLSPLAISILEKVYLPSPKVAGYCCGVEWSDTGWNYSIHSDRGIISVPDNEIIARGQLQPLSIQKPHFRLGQLVNFRFANDGPKIRMILGMSLINNAWLYQVEWRSPALRLPTDEGACIFPKSTQQGKFINRLSWVTPHDLTEV
- a CDS encoding ASCH domain-containing protein encodes the protein MKALTVRQPWAWAIICANKNIENRVWPIHYRGDILIHAASKCTKKEYLQAKEFCHSIGVSVPELNSLSRGQIIGVVTVVGCQFSETGAGWGMPQQFHWHLANPRAITPIPYIGQLGLFDVPDELVREAVA